Proteins from a single region of Peptococcaceae bacterium:
- a CDS encoding 4Fe-4S binding protein: protein MKLITMVARIDEEKCTGCQTCVKVCPTLAIKMNGRKAKVDVEKCRGCGNCNQRCPSYAVTMEKLDKPYKVFVRIDDLPYEKIEGLCKKAKLNPEQIICYCTATRAEEAAAAILKGAVSPEEVSLLTGIRTGCKVECIQPVLRLLEANGVKPKRPEGGFQWYGRTPTAWEIPEEVKEKYNHRGFYFNEDIKLLDAVREAGKEGK from the coding sequence ATGAAGCTGATCACCATGGTTGCCAGGATCGATGAAGAAAAATGCACAGGGTGCCAGACATGCGTCAAGGTATGCCCTACGCTGGCTATTAAAATGAATGGCCGGAAAGCGAAGGTGGATGTGGAGAAATGCCGCGGGTGCGGGAACTGCAATCAGAGGTGCCCTTCCTACGCGGTGACAATGGAAAAGCTGGATAAGCCTTACAAGGTTTTCGTGCGTATTGATGACCTGCCGTACGAAAAAATCGAAGGATTATGCAAAAAAGCCAAACTCAATCCGGAACAGATTATCTGCTACTGCACGGCTACACGCGCGGAAGAAGCTGCTGCCGCAATACTGAAAGGGGCGGTTTCCCCGGAAGAGGTATCACTTTTGACCGGCATAAGAACAGGCTGCAAGGTGGAATGCATCCAGCCGGTACTGCGTCTTCTGGAGGCCAACGGGGTTAAGCCCAAACGGCCGGAAGGCGGTTTCCAGTGGTACGGGAGGACGCCGACGGCCTGGGAAATACCGGAAGAAGTGAAAGAGAAATATAACCACCGGGGGTTTTATTTCAACGAGGACATAAAGCTTCTTGACGCGGTCAGGGAAGCCGGGAAGGAGGGAAAATAA
- a CDS encoding DUF3842 family protein yields the protein MSILVIDGMGGGLGAQIVMQLRQQMPDREIIAVGTNSVATTNMVKAGANKGATGANAVRVCLRNAACVVGPIGIIIADSMLGEITAEIAALISGAPVPKVLVPVNHKNLEIVGLQAQPTMAELIKATVQRVKEITGNRSE from the coding sequence ATGAGCATTTTAGTGATTGACGGCATGGGCGGGGGACTGGGCGCCCAGATTGTCATGCAGCTGCGCCAGCAGATGCCGGACAGGGAAATCATCGCGGTGGGCACCAATTCCGTGGCCACCACCAATATGGTCAAGGCGGGCGCGAACAAAGGAGCGACAGGGGCCAACGCCGTTAGGGTTTGCCTGCGAAACGCGGCGTGCGTTGTGGGACCGATCGGGATTATCATTGCCGATTCCATGCTGGGAGAGATAACGGCCGAAATAGCCGCGCTGATAAGCGGCGCTCCCGTGCCCAAGGTGCTGGTGCCCGTCAACCACAAAAATTTGGAAATTGTGGGGCTGCAAGCGCAGCCCACCATGGCGGAATTGATCAAGGCCACTGTCCAGAGAGTAAAGGAAATCACCGGCAATCGAAGCGAATAA
- a CDS encoding B12-binding domain-containing radical SAM protein has translation MRYEGTIYRPPSEASSLIIQATVGCPHNKCNFCRMYKDKKFKIRPVREIKEDLDMARDCYGPGVRSLFFADGNTILMKTKDLVEIFQHACRLFPGLQRITVYGSARYIVLKTCDELRELREAGLTRLHSGMESGDDRVLKLINKGTTSRQIIEAGLLLKSAGIELSEYYMVGVGGRELWRDHAVNSARVLNRINPDFIRLRTFTPYPGTPMHEAYKRGEFGLLSPHEALMETRLFIENLEGIDSRLFSDHISNYWYVEGRLPGDREEMLRQVDYALTIDERNFRDPEEGYL, from the coding sequence GTGCGCTACGAAGGAACGATCTACCGTCCTCCCAGCGAGGCCAGCAGCCTGATCATCCAGGCGACGGTCGGGTGTCCCCACAACAAGTGCAACTTTTGCCGGATGTACAAGGACAAGAAATTTAAGATACGCCCGGTCCGGGAAATCAAGGAAGACCTGGATATGGCCAGGGATTGTTACGGGCCGGGGGTGAGGAGCCTGTTCTTTGCCGACGGCAATACCATCCTGATGAAAACAAAAGACTTGGTGGAGATCTTTCAGCATGCGTGCCGGCTTTTTCCCGGTCTCCAGCGTATTACGGTGTACGGGTCGGCCCGCTATATCGTTTTGAAAACTTGTGATGAGTTAAGAGAGCTCAGGGAAGCGGGCCTGACCAGGCTCCACTCCGGCATGGAGTCGGGGGACGACCGGGTCCTAAAGCTCATCAACAAGGGGACGACTTCCCGGCAGATAATCGAAGCGGGACTGCTGCTCAAATCGGCGGGCATCGAGCTGAGTGAGTATTACATGGTGGGAGTGGGGGGGCGCGAATTGTGGCGGGACCATGCGGTAAACAGCGCCCGTGTCCTCAACCGGATCAATCCCGACTTCATTCGCCTGCGGACATTCACGCCTTACCCAGGCACACCCATGCATGAAGCTTACAAGCGGGGAGAATTCGGCCTGCTCAGTCCTCACGAGGCGTTAATGGAAACAAGGCTGTTTATCGAAAACCTGGAGGGGATCGACAGCAGGCTTTTCAGCGATCACATTTCCAACTACTGGTATGTCGAGGGCCGGCTGCCCGGCGACCGGGAGGAGATGCTCAGGCAGGTCGATTACGCTTTGACGATTGACGAGAGGAACTTCCGCGACCCCGAAGAAGGATACTTGTGA
- the buk gene encoding butyrate kinase, whose product MMKKERILVINPGSTSTKIAVFEGENVAAEKNIDHDAAVIKKYARVADQLEFRKKAVLDFLQEAGIPAGSLDCVVGRGGLLRPISGGTYLVDEAMCRELQNAEKEHASNLGALISWEIARPLGICSYIADPVVVDEMEPLARLSGLKGIERKSVFHALNQKAVARQAAAALNKGYGECCLIVAHLGGGISVGAHRNGRVIDVNNALDGDGPFSPERAGGMPVCAVIDLCLHSGLGEKEIKKRLVGGGGLVSYLGTNDARKVEAMIREGNEEARLVFEAMAYQVAKEIGSCAAVLKGRVDAVVLTGGLAHSGMLVGWIRERVEFIAPVLVYPGEGEMEALAAAGLRVLRGEEPPRRYEC is encoded by the coding sequence CTGATGAAAAAGGAAAGGATCCTGGTCATCAATCCAGGCTCCACATCGACCAAGATAGCGGTTTTCGAAGGTGAAAACGTTGCAGCGGAGAAAAACATTGACCATGACGCCGCGGTGATTAAGAAATACGCGCGCGTGGCGGACCAGCTGGAGTTCAGGAAAAAAGCGGTCCTGGATTTTTTGCAGGAAGCGGGGATCCCTGCGGGGAGCCTGGATTGCGTTGTGGGCCGGGGTGGTTTGCTGAGGCCCATTAGCGGCGGGACTTACCTGGTGGATGAGGCGATGTGCCGCGAGCTGCAAAACGCTGAGAAGGAACACGCCTCAAACCTGGGGGCGTTGATTTCCTGGGAAATTGCCAGGCCCCTGGGCATCTGTTCTTACATCGCGGACCCCGTGGTGGTGGACGAGATGGAGCCGCTGGCCCGCCTGAGCGGTTTGAAAGGAATAGAAAGAAAAAGCGTTTTCCATGCCCTCAATCAAAAGGCCGTGGCCCGCCAGGCGGCGGCCGCACTTAACAAAGGGTACGGGGAATGCTGCCTGATCGTCGCTCACCTTGGCGGCGGCATTTCCGTGGGCGCCCACCGCAACGGGCGCGTAATCGACGTCAACAACGCCCTGGACGGGGACGGCCCCTTTTCCCCGGAGCGGGCCGGGGGCATGCCTGTATGCGCCGTTATCGACCTTTGCCTGCACAGCGGCCTGGGGGAGAAGGAAATAAAGAAACGCCTGGTGGGCGGGGGCGGGCTCGTAAGCTACCTGGGGACCAACGACGCAAGGAAGGTTGAGGCCATGATCAGGGAGGGAAACGAAGAAGCCCGCCTGGTTTTCGAAGCCATGGCCTACCAGGTGGCCAAGGAAATCGGCTCGTGCGCCGCGGTATTGAAGGGCAGGGTGGATGCCGTCGTGTTGACCGGCGGCCTGGCCCACTCCGGGATGCTGGTGGGGTGGATCAGGGAACGGGTCGAGTTTATTGCCCCCGTCCTGGTCTATCCTGGAGAGGGGGAAATGGAAGCGCTGGCTGCGGCGGGGCTGCGCGTCCTGCGCGGGGAAGAACCGCCCCGGAGGTATGAGTGTTAG
- a CDS encoding phosphate butyryltransferase has protein sequence MMKTMREVREAAAVLGPKRIAVAAAEDGDVLEALKMSCRMKLAEPVLFGDGGKIKKAAERLEFNISSFELVDEPDQYQAALKAAAAVRRGEADIIMKGLLGTSTFLKAVLDKENGLRAGSILSHVSVFEVPRISRLLILTDCAMNIAPGLREKVQIINNAVRVAGALKISPVRVAAVGAVETVNQDMPATLDAALLAKMSERGQIRGAVVDGPLALDNAVSAEAARHKGIDSPVAGVADIILLPDIEAGNIMYKTLVYLSEAESAGVVMGACAPVVLTSRADPAQAKLNSIALSLVIASAGAGA, from the coding sequence ATGATGAAAACCATGAGGGAAGTGCGGGAAGCGGCGGCGGTTTTAGGGCCTAAAAGAATAGCCGTGGCCGCGGCGGAAGACGGGGACGTGCTGGAAGCGTTGAAGATGTCCTGCCGGATGAAGCTGGCCGAGCCGGTCTTGTTCGGGGACGGCGGAAAGATAAAAAAAGCCGCTGAAAGGTTGGAATTCAACATATCGAGCTTTGAACTGGTCGATGAGCCGGACCAGTACCAGGCGGCACTGAAAGCGGCAGCCGCGGTGCGCAGGGGAGAAGCGGATATTATCATGAAAGGGCTGCTCGGAACCTCCACCTTTTTAAAAGCCGTCCTGGACAAGGAAAACGGCCTGCGGGCAGGAAGCATATTAAGCCATGTGTCCGTTTTCGAAGTGCCCAGGATCTCACGTCTTCTGATACTTACGGACTGTGCCATGAACATCGCGCCCGGCTTGCGGGAAAAAGTGCAGATAATCAACAACGCCGTCCGCGTGGCCGGGGCTTTGAAGATCAGCCCGGTCAGGGTGGCGGCGGTGGGCGCCGTGGAAACGGTAAACCAGGACATGCCGGCGACCCTGGATGCCGCGCTTTTAGCCAAGATGAGCGAAAGAGGCCAGATCAGGGGCGCCGTTGTTGACGGGCCGCTGGCCCTTGACAACGCCGTTTCGGCAGAAGCGGCCCGCCACAAGGGGATTGACAGTCCCGTGGCCGGGGTGGCGGACATAATCCTGCTGCCGGATATTGAAGCCGGCAACATCATGTATAAAACCCTGGTTTACTTGTCAGAGGCGGAAAGCGCCGGGGTGGTGATGGGCGCTTGCGCGCCGGTCGTTTTGACTTCACGGGCCGACCCGGCGCAGGCAAAACTGAACTCGATCGCCCTGAGCCTGGTCATCGCTTCGGCAGGCGCGGGCGCTTGA
- a CDS encoding dihydrodipicolinate synthase family protein — MDGLRIKGVIPPMLTPFKENGDVDYEKHARNMERWNEANLCGYLVLGSNSEAAYLTEEEKLEMVRITARRAKKGRLVIAGTGMESTRETIRLTNQVADLGAQAALVLTPFYYADKMNDEVLIRHFTEVADKAKIPILIYNVTKYTHVNISARAVGILSRHPNIIGMKDSSGDIPQLVKFLDAVPDSFNLMVGTASSWYPALTLGVKAGIHALANIAPNECALVQEAYDQGDDALARETYLRLFPVNAAVTGTYGVAGLKYAADLLGYEGGCVRSPLLPLKEDEKVRLKEVLAKAGLLD; from the coding sequence ATGGACGGGCTGCGGATTAAAGGCGTTATTCCTCCCATGCTCACTCCCTTCAAGGAAAACGGCGACGTGGACTATGAAAAGCACGCCCGCAACATGGAGCGGTGGAATGAGGCGAACCTGTGCGGTTACCTGGTGCTGGGTTCAAATTCCGAGGCCGCCTATTTGACCGAGGAAGAAAAGCTGGAAATGGTGAGAATAACGGCCAGGCGCGCCAAAAAAGGCAGGCTGGTCATAGCCGGTACGGGGATGGAGTCGACCAGGGAAACCATCAGGCTGACCAACCAGGTTGCGGACCTGGGAGCGCAGGCCGCCCTGGTGCTCACGCCGTTTTATTACGCCGATAAGATGAATGACGAGGTCCTGATCAGGCACTTCACGGAGGTGGCCGACAAGGCGAAAATACCGATCCTGATATACAACGTGACAAAGTACACTCATGTCAATATATCAGCCCGGGCTGTGGGCATATTAAGCCGGCATCCAAATATAATAGGGATGAAGGACAGTTCGGGAGACATCCCGCAGCTCGTTAAATTCTTAGACGCTGTTCCCGACAGCTTCAACCTGATGGTGGGGACGGCCTCTTCCTGGTACCCGGCCTTGACCCTGGGGGTAAAAGCGGGCATACATGCACTGGCCAATATAGCGCCGAACGAGTGCGCGCTGGTACAGGAGGCTTATGATCAAGGCGACGATGCCCTGGCCAGGGAAACATACCTGCGTTTGTTCCCGGTAAACGCGGCGGTTACAGGCACTTACGGCGTAGCCGGCTTGAAGTACGCTGCTGACCTGCTCGGTTACGAGGGCGGCTGTGTAAGAAGCCCGCTTCTTCCCCTCAAGGAAGACGAAAAGGTAAGGCTTAAGGAGGTCCTTGCGAAAGCCGGGCTTCTGGATTAA